The genomic segment CGGCCCTCCCGACTGCGGGCAAGTCCTACCGCGAGGAACGGGTGTCCACCCGGCCGTCGTAGCTGCGGGCAGTCGTGCCGCAAGGGGCGCGGCACGGGTGGGCGCAGCGGCACCCTGCAAGCGCCGGTAAACCAAGCCCACCCCGCCCAGCAGACCGCCCGGCACCCTCAAAAAAGCCCCCGCGGCCCAACACAGCCCCGTGAACCTCTCTACACGAACCCCCAGCCCAAAAGCCCGGCCAAGTCACAGCGACAGCGAAACGGCGGAGGATGCACGAATCGAACGTGCGCGGGCAAAACCCGACCACGGCTTAGCAAGCCGGTGCCTTACCACTCGGCCAATCCTCCGGGTGGGCGGCCCACGCGAAGCGATTCGCGCGCTCGAAGCGGCCGCCCCGGGCAGCTCCCCGCTGGGGGGAGGGACGGACTCGACGGAGGGGTAACTACTCCGGAGCCCGCCGTGGGCTGCCCTGTCGGGAACTCGACGTACTGCGCCTGAAGGACAGCATGGCCGGGCTCCTCTCCCAGAACATGGCGCCGGCTCGACCCGGCGACCTGGACATCAACCACTGTGCCCCGCAGCCGAGTTGCCCGCCACCGAATATCCGTCGCCTGGACCTCCGGCGCGCGGGACGGTCACCGGCGGCGCCACTTGCGGCGTCGCGCCTTGCTGAAGAACCACCCGGCGGGCGGCTCGTCCGAGCGCCAAGGCTGGGGGTCGGGGGCCTGCTGCCGCCAACGCGCGGCGAGCATCCGGGCCCGCGCCGAAGGTTCGTCCGTCTCAGCGGACCGTATGAAGTCCTCGTCCAGAACGAGGTCGTCCCAGACATCCTCGCCCGTGTTCCCGGCTCCGGATCCCGGCACCGGTCCGGATCCGCCCTCGGCGCCCGGTCCAGCCCCAGCGCCTGCTCCGTCCCCAACCGTGCTGTCGGTCACCGCGCCCTGCGTCTCGCCTCCGTCGGGCGACAACTCCGCCGGCATCCCCGCTCCTCCTGTCTCCTGGCCGCCCTTCCTGGCCGTGTATGCCCCTTCGATTCCGCGTTGCCCAGTGTGCCTGGACGTGTGTGAAGCCCCGGTCAAGATCAAGAGAGGGCGAGCCTCCGGGGCCGAGCGCCCCGGAGGGTCCGTCACTCCTCGCCGGCCAGCTTCAGCGTCCGCAGCTTCTGCCCGGCGTACCAGGTCGCGCCCGCTGTGACCACCGTCAACAGAACCACCGCGGTCGGCAGCCCCACGTCCGAGGTCACCAGGCCCCCGTCGGTGACCTTTTGGGCGACGGCGAGCGCCCACTGCTGGACGCTGAGCGTGCGCGCCCCGTCCACCAGGGACCCGAAGAGGGTCTCCCAGACGAGCGCGTACACGAGCCCGAAGACGACCGCGTGCCGGGTGACCGTCCCGAGGAGCAGGAACATCGCCGCGTACGCGATCGAGGCGACCAGCGCCGCCACCGTGTACGCGACCGCGATCTGCTGTCCGTTGCCGTTCAGGATCAGGCCGGCGAGCAGTGTCGGTATGGCCGAGAACGCCATCGTCACCGCGATCGCCACGATCAGCTTGGTGAAGATGATCGTCGGCCGCTTCACCGGCTTGGCCAGCAGATACACCACCGAGCCGTCGTCGATCTCCGGCCCGATCGCGCCCGTTCCCGCGATGACGCCGATGATCGGCACCATCGTGGCGAGCGCGAATCCGCCGAGGAGGTCCGCGGCCACCTGGTCGTCGGCGCCGCTCAGGCCACGCACGGCCACGGAGAGCACGATCAACAGGGCAGGCAGCGCGCTGAGAATGAGGGCCCGACGGCGGCCGAGCAGGGCCCGGTAGGTGAGCCGGGCGACTGTGGGGTCGTACATGTTCGGCCTCCTACGCCGCGACGAGATACGAGAAGACGGACTCGAGGGACTCGTCCGACGGCGAGACCGTGAGCAGACGAATTCCGTGGTCCCGGGCCACCCTCGGCAACAGCGTCGTGAACCGGCCGAAGTCGACGGCCTGGATGCGCAACGCGCCCTCGGCCGTATCCACTTCGATCCCGGCCGTCGACGGGTCGGCGATCAGCGCGGCGGCCAGGGCCCGGTCGTCACTGGAACGCACCAGATAGCGGTGCGGGCGGTCGGTCATGAGGCGGCGGATGCGCCGGAAGTCACCGCTGGCCGCGTGCCGTCCGGCGACGATCACCTCGATGTGGGACGCCAACTGC from the Streptomyces sp. NBC_00310 genome contains:
- a CDS encoding SGM_3592 family protein, with the protein product MTDSTVGDGAGAGAGPGAEGGSGPVPGSGAGNTGEDVWDDLVLDEDFIRSAETDEPSARARMLAARWRQQAPDPQPWRSDEPPAGWFFSKARRRKWRRR
- a CDS encoding ABC transporter permease produces the protein MYDPTVARLTYRALLGRRRALILSALPALLIVLSVAVRGLSGADDQVAADLLGGFALATMVPIIGVIAGTGAIGPEIDDGSVVYLLAKPVKRPTIIFTKLIVAIAVTMAFSAIPTLLAGLILNGNGQQIAVAYTVAALVASIAYAAMFLLLGTVTRHAVVFGLVYALVWETLFGSLVDGARTLSVQQWALAVAQKVTDGGLVTSDVGLPTAVVLLTVVTAGATWYAGQKLRTLKLAGEE